GCCAGTGATTGCACCTGCTGTCGGGGCCGCCAGGTATATCCATATCTGCTTGTAGTTCCCCGCGGCCACCGCGGGCCCTAATGTTCTCACCGGATTCATTGATCCCCCACTCGATGGCCTAATTTCGATTTACATAAATAAATCATGATTAGAATGCTATTAAAAGAGAGGAACACTAATCATTAATTATTTCGCTAATTACTAACCCCGCGATAAGTATGTTAAGCATCACAGTTGCTCCCACCGCTATTCCAGCTAATTCCCCTACCTGAATAATTTTATCCGCAAAATGTCATTAGTCCAATCgaaagaaattattaaaaataaattataactttttattttggtcACATCACATCAACTTAGTGTGCTGTTTAATCCAAAGGACTTGATTGAAATAATTTACGAGGAATCAAAATGAACGTGTGGGTAAACATTGGAAAGCGAAAAGTAGTTATTTTGGGATTAGTACCGCACGAGTATCGGTGGCGACGGCGGTGACGACGAAAAGGAGATTGAAGGTGATGACGAACTCGATAAAGAAAGCTTGGGTGGTGCTGACGGAGGGGACGGTAACGCCGCCGGAGAGAAAGGGATGGTAGATGCCCTTGAGGGCGAACGAGGCGCATATGGAGGCCGACACCTGCGCGGCGATGTACGCGGGGACCTGCACCCAGGGGAAGTGGCGGAGCACCGCGAAGGCGATGGTGAGCGAGGGGTTCAGGTGGGCGCCCGAGATGTGGCCCGTCGACAGAATGACGATCATGACGGCGAGCCCCGCGCACGCGGCATTGCCGATCAACGTCTCCGCGCCGTTGTACTTCTGGTTCACGATCGGCGCCGCCGTCGCGCCGAAGATGAGGATGAAGGTGCCCACGAACTCAGCTCCTAACTGCACTCCGTGAGCGTGCATAGAGACAAAACCAACACATGATTTTATAAGACCATTTAGATTGAGTTTCGAATCATGCTAGAGCCCTAAACATTAATTGATAGCTATATTGAAATAAATCAgctgttcaaaaaaaaaaaccaaaaaagaatcTGGATCAAGTTGAATACACTAAAAGCGGTGATTAATAACCGATTCGTgacttaaatttgaaatattgctGTTGCTTAGGATTGCTAAGTCAAATAGCGTAGTTTAAAAATACACATACTCANcgttaaaaattattgattttgaatcctttcgattgcaaggtaaatgatatcgaaaaatcgcaaaaattattttctagaaacttcaaataaactagatcaagtttaacggagccgatcatcgattcggaaactccatcatcgaaaatggctcagaaGCATAGAGGCCtgcgtgctcctgagagcacagcagccctgctctatatatatatatatatattgtactaCTTACTTAATAAGAGTAGAGAATCTGATCACACCAATTTAATTAGTaataaagaaaatgagaaaaaaaaggggaaaaaaacaaGGGTGACCCAATAAGAATCAAAACTTGTGAACTATGTGGATTGTGGAACATGGAGGTGACATCATTGACAGGTCGAGAAAGGTCTAAAAGTCTAAAATGGAAGCACATAAGAAACAATTTAGATTGCGTTATTAAATACCAAAATGGTAAGATGATGctcaactaaataaataaataacggTGCAGTGATTAGTTGCACGGAATCGAGTGAAGCTGTAAACTGCTTttaatatctttatttatttatttattatccaGAGAGAAAAAGGCACGGCTTCTTAGGTGCACCCGAACCAAGACAAATACTACATTCGACTTCCACCAGAATTTGCGAGAACTAGTTTCGATTGATCAAATTgaatttttcttataatttataacttaattTGATCCGTTCAATAAATTTGATCTGTCTatggtaaaaaatatatttggtaATTCTAAATACATAGATAGAGTAAGTATGTTTATTAAGTCCGATTTATTTAACTACGTGAACACTGATCAGATTCAATGAATACGTTCTCTTAATTACGACTTGCATTTAAATTCTAAGTTCACAAGCTAGAGTGATGTTACCCTTCCCAATTAGATCTCAAACACTTGCTTCTAATACTTGTTTTAGCTAGCCTCCAAATGGTGTGAGGACATGCTATTAGAAGTGATGTAACTCTTGGTTTTGCTATTTTGGATAAGGGTTTGGCTCACATCATTCACACCTGCTACATTATGTTAATGAAAATTAAGCGTGTTAGCGAATTTTTAGCGTGTCGTGTCGAATTTTGTCAAATGGTTAGATCACGCCAAGAATGCCATGCGCACTTAATTTGGATCCACGCATGACTGATTAATGATGGGCTCAACTTGGATGCATGGAAACGATGGTGTTGATTGATTAATTGGTTAAGATTTGAGAACATTGGTTTATTCCAGGATTAATGACCTAAACACCGactaaaaattatttggcaCACCGTCCACGCCGGATTTCTTATAGATTCGGTATATAGTAAATTCCTACACACTACGCAATCTAATCATCCATCTAAGGGCTAGGTGCGTAGTCTCTACAATTGGTGATTGAAATGAACTTTGTCGATCAATCCGATTGCGTAGACCCACTTTTGTCTTTAGATGGACGGTCAGATCATGCAATGAGTGAAAAATAACTTACATGTACATCCAGTTTCCAGATAGTCTATACCCTTATAATTAAGTAGTCAACCAATTAATCTctcctaaatttttataatcctattagcttaaaaaataattaatagagGAACTTGTCATCTCTTTGTCCTATTAGTAAATACTTTTTATAGTTTGACTAGAGAAGTTATTGTGAATAGAATATGTCATAAACTCTCAAGTTTTGGGAACAGAGTAGATCGGAAGATATTTTACAGAAAGGCGACTTGattctatataattaattgCATGTGTAATTATTCACaaaaaaatttgtttgtttATACATTATTTGTGAAcactataattataattatattatagagtgaggttactatggttctagaagcacggagccttccgtgcttccaggttattttcgatgtttcgactttcgaatcgtcgatcggctccgttaaacttgatctagaatatttgaggtacttagaaaataaattttattacttctcaatatcatttgcctagtaattgaaggggctcaaaatcaaataattttaatgaccgtagtgagccgtttgcaagtttaacgatgtagaaatattcaaatcacgtaaaattttgatagaaagctttttatactatataaaataagatcaatatctttgatctaaaattttaatgtcatattatcacgttttgtaagatttttattttcagccgttgattttgagccctttcgttcattaggcaaatgatatcgaaaaattacaaaatttattttctagatacttcaaatactctagatcaagtttaacagagccgatcgacaattcgaaagtcgcaacatcgaaaacgacctgaaagcatcgaaggcttcgtgctttcagaagcatagtCGCTACAACAAAAACgttctatagcgacacttttaaatgtaggtacatgtcaaaaaagtgctgctagctaaaattaccgacacttttaaaaagtgttgctatatgtggggtcgctagatatatagtgacagttaaagagtgtcgctataacctaaaagagtgctgctaatttaccaacacttatttaagcatttagcaaccgtcgaaactctatctcattggctgcggtggcggaggaggacaacaggaaaggctctttttctagaatttcagtagattgagtaaagagagaagaaaagatggtaattgatttttctttttttttcttttctatttgtaatcgggccaaatagactgggtgtggtgggttgagcagagtaatcttttatttttggttggattgggctttatatttaggcattagtagatgttttttaagttttagcataaatgggacacttactcaaaagtgtcccaaacatgtgtccctataatttaattctgttgtagtgagtagcctcactcttatattatatgtatatataataaacactataattaaccatgATAATTTCTTCACAAAAAATAAACCTACTTTTTGGTCGGCTACACTTTGAAGTACTCTTTCCTCACTAACACCTAATGTG
This genomic window from Ananas comosus cultivar F153 linkage group 3, ASM154086v1, whole genome shotgun sequence contains:
- the LOC109707823 gene encoding probable aquaporin NIP5-1 — its product is PINSHNIELGAEFVGTFILIFGATAAPIVNQKYNGAETLIGNAACAGLAVMIVILSTGHISGAHLNPSLTIAFAVLRHFPWVQVPAYIAAQVSASICASFALKGIYHPFLSGGVTVPSVSTTQAFFIEFVITFNLLFVVTAVATDTRAVGELAGIAVGATVMLNILIAGPSSGGSMNPVRTLGPAVAAGNYKQIWIYLAAPTAGAITGAAVYTAVKLRDENGETVRPVRSFRR